The following DNA comes from bacterium.
GCGGCGGACAAGGCCGCCGCTCTGGGCAGCCGGAGCTGGAACCCGGCGGTGCGGCCCCAGCTTAAGGCCGCCACTCTTTTCAAGGCGGACAGTGCGGCCGCCGGCTCGTTCCGCAAGGCCGGGTTCGCCGCGGCGCTCACGTTCCCGCCCGAGGGTATTTTCCGCGGGGCCGGGGCGCTGGTGCTGCTGGACGGCCGCGAGGCGGACGAGTCCATCCTGCGGCCCGAGGCGGCCCAGGCTGCGGCATTCAGCAAGGGCAGCCTGAACCAGGGCTACGGCCCCGAGACCTATCCGGCCTCGGAGATGGGCGCGATCGCCCTGATCCGCCAGAGCCTTCTGGACGCCCGCTGGTACGGCGCGGCCCGCGCCGCCTACGACCGTCACCCGGCGGGGCAGAGCGCCCCGGAAACCGACCTGGCCCTGGCGGCCCTGGGGCCGTACGCGGAGGGCAAAAGCCCGTTCTTATTCGCGTGCGGCGATGAGCTGGACATCCTGCGCGCGGCCAAGATCTGCCGCGAGTTCGGCCTCAAGGGCTGGGCCCTGGGCGCGGGCACCGAATACCGCCGCGCCTCCGAAGTGGCCGCCAGCGGCCTGGGCCTGATCCTGCCGCTCGATTTCCCCGAGGTCCCCGACCTGTCGCAACGCGAGCGCGAGCTTGACGTAAGCCTGCGCGAGCTGAAGCGCTGGGACGCCGCCCCGGAGAACCCGGCCCGTCTCCTCAAGGCCGGGGCGCGGTTCGCCCTGAGCGCCCATGGATTAGAGAAGCCCGAGCAGTTCCTGGACAAGCTGCGCCTGGCCGTGCGCCGCGGCCTGGACCGCGACTCCGCCCTGGCCGCCCTGACCACGGTGCCGGCCGCGCGCCTGGGGATGGACAAGACCCTCGGCCGCCTGGACAAGGGCTACCTGGCCAGTTTCATCCTGGTGGAGGGTGACCTGTTCGACAAGGGACGGGTGCTCGAAACCTGGGTCGCGGGCGAACGTTTCGAAATCCTGGCCCAGCCCCCGGTGGACCCGCGCGGCAAGTGGCAGGTGAGCCTCAGGGACGGTGTCACGGCGCAGGTGGAGATCGGCGGACAGGCGCCCAAGTTCAGCGCCACGGCCGAGGTCCAGGGCCGCAAGCTCAAGGCCTCGACCGTGGCCCTGGAAGAGCGCCGCCTCAGCCTCGCTTTCCCCACCGACTCGCTGGGACGGCCCGGCGTGGCCCGCCTCTGGGCCATCCTGGCCGCGGACACCCTGCGCGGAGAGGGCGTGGAGGCGGACGGCTCCACCTTTGCCTGGAGCGCCCTGCGCACCGCGCCAGCCGAGCCGAAACCCGACAGCGCCAAGGATAAGCCGGTGAGCCCGGCCCTGTTCGGGACAGTCTACCCGGACGGCGCTTTCGGCTGGAGCACCCCGCCGGAGCAGCCTGCCGACCTGCTGGTGAAAAACGCGGTGATCTGGACCTGCGGCCCGGCTGGGAAGCTGGAGGGGGCCGACCTTCTGGTCCACGCCGGGAAGATAGTGAAAGTGGGCAAAGGCCTGACCGCTCCAGCCGGCGCTACCGTGGTCGACGCCGCCGGGCGGCATGTCACCCCGGGGATCATCGACGCCCACTCGCACCTGGCTATCGCCGGCGGGGTGAACGAGGGCACCCACGCCCTGGTGAGCGAGGTGCGCATCGAGGACGTGATCGACCCGGATGACATCGACATCTACCGTCAGCTTGCCGGCGGCACCACCATGGCCCTGCTGATCCACGGCTCGGCCAACCCCATCGGCGGCCAGACCAGCCTGGTCAAGCTGCGCTGGGGCGAGCTGCCCGAGAGGATGATATTCGACGCCCAGCAGCCGGCGATCAAGTTCGCCCTGGGCGAAAACGTGAAGCAGAACTACCTTCCCGACCAGTACGCCCGCCGCTACCCGCGCTCGCGCATGGGGGTGGAGCAGTTCATGCTGGACTCGTTCCAGGCGGCCCGCGACTATCGCAGCCGCTGGAAGATCTACGAGGAGCAGCGCAAGAAACAGCCGGATTTAGTGCCGCCGCGCCGCGACCTGCGCCAGGAGGCCCTTCTGGAGGTGCTGGACGGCAAGCGGCAGGTGCAGTGCCACTCCTACCGTCAGGACGAGATACTGGCAATGATGAGAGTGGCCGAGCGCGAGGGGTTCCGGATCGGGATGTTCATCCACGTGCTGGAGGGCTACAAGGTAGCGGATGAGCTGGCCCGCCACGGCGCCTACCCCACCACTTTCAGCGACTGGTGGGCCTACAAGGCCGAGGTGGTGGACGCCATCCCGTATAACGGCGCTCTGATGCGGGCCCAGGGCTGCACGGTCAGTTTCAACTCCGACAACGACGAGCTGGGGCGGCGGCTGAATTATGAAGCGGCCAAGGCGGTCAAGTACGGCGGCGTGCCGCCCGAGGAGGCGCTCAAGTTCGTCACCCTCAACCCGGCGATCCAGCTTGGAGTGGCCGCGCGCGTGGGCAGCCTGGAGCCGGGCAAGGACGCCGATTTCGTGATCTGGAGCGGCGACCCGCTCTCGGTGTACTCGCACTGCGAGCAGACCTGGCTGGACGGCCGGCGCTTCTTCGACCGGACTGAGGACAGCCGTATGCGGCTCACGGTGGAATCGCAGCGCGCCGCCCTGATCCAGAAAATCCTGCGCTCCGGGGGTGAGAAATGACCGCTTTCACCAGTAACCACAACCTGAGAGCCAAAATGATGCGCAGATGTCTATCCTCAGTCCTCGTTCTCTGCCTGGCCGCTTTCTCCGCAGCCGCGGCCTCGGAGCAGATTCCAGCCCCGCCGCAGGGCGCGCCAGTGGCCTTGGTGGGGGCAACCCTGCACCCGGTCTCGGGCCCCGCGATAGAGGGCGGGACAATCCTGTTCGACAAAGGAAAAATAGTGGCCCTGGGCCGCGAGGTGGCCCTGCCCGCGGATGCCGTGCGGATCGATGCAGCCGGCAAGCATGTCTGGCCGGCCCTGATCCAGGCGGTCTCGTACCTGGGTCTGGTCGAGACCGGCGCGGTCACCCCCACGGTGGATTCGCACGAGATCGGGCAGGTGAACCCGAATGTGCGGGCCGAGCGGGCGATCAACCCGGATTCCGAGCGTTTCCCGGTCACGCGGGCCAATGGTGTGGGTCTTGCCGCCACCCTGCCCGAGGGGGGGCTCCTGGCCGGGATGGGTGCGCTGATCCGTCTGGACGGCTGGACCTGGGAGCAGATGACGGTCAAGGCGCCGCTCTGCCTGGTGGTCGAGTGGCCGGACATGAGCGGCCTGTCCTCCCTGGCGGACAAGAAAGAACTGCAGAAACGCCAGGCCGCCGTGGCCGAGCAGCTTGACACTCTGGAGGAAGCGTTCCGTCAGGCCCGGGCCTACAAAGTGGCCCGCGAGGCCGCGGGCAAGGCGGGCGTGCCGTTCCACGCCACCGACCTGCGCTGGGAGGCCATGCTGCCCGTGCTCGCGGGCGAGGTGCCGGTCTGGGTGGGCGCCAACAGCCTGGCCCAGATCCGGGCCGCGGTGGAGTGGGCCGAGCGGGTGGGTGTGCGCATGGTGCTGGTGGGCGGCGAGGAGGCCCCGCTGGCCGCCGACCTGCTCAAGGCGCACGGCATCCCGGTGATAGTCGATCCCTTGATGCGCCTGCCCTCCCGCCGGGATGCCGCCTACGACTGGACCCTGACAGTGCCGGAAGCTCTGCGCCGGGCCGGGGTTGCTTTCTGCATCGCGGGCGGCTACGGCGACTACGGCAACGAGCGCAACCTGCCCTATCATGCGGCCATGGCCGCGGCCTACGGCCTGCCGCGCGAGGAGGCGCTCAAGGCGGTCACACTCTACGCCGCGCAGATCATGGGCGTGGACAGCCTGGTCGGCTCGCTGGAGCCGGGCAAGCTGGCGGATATAATCGTGACCGACGGTGACCCGCTGGAGATAAGCACGCAGGTGGAGAAGATGTACCTCGACGGGCGGGATATCGACCTGGGCAGCCACCACAAGAGCCTCTACGCCAAGTACCGCGAGAAATACAGGCAGCAAAGCGGCGGGAAATGAGCAGGCGGTATGTAGAATCATAATACAACTTATCGTGTAAGCCGTAAGCTCAGGGGTGACTTCCCGGTCACCCCTGACTTTTTCCTCCCGGACCGGTTTCCGGGGGATGTGGCTCTCCCGATTCAGCAATAACTGTTGTCTTCAGTTCTGATTAAATACCCCCCGTTTCAATGTCCGCAAGCATTCGCCCATTAATCATTGGATTGTTACGCATTACTTCGCTATGCCATTGCCATGACATTAATTCTCGATAAATGTTTTTAACTAAATTAGAATAATTCTGATTCTTCATCTCTTGGTGCATTTTAGCATTTTGAACCCAATTATTTTTTATCGTCGACTCTTGAAATCATCCTTATACAGCCATATGATTAATTAAATGAAGTATTATTAGATTTATGACATTTCAATTCATAACTCGTTGAACCACTTATTTAATGCGGCTTTCTCTCAACCTGAATCCATTTCTCAAAAGAGGAGGCAAAATGAACTGGTTCACCAACATTTTCAGCGGGAGTGTCGGGAGCCTCGTCAAAGATGTCGGGGATGTGGTGGATAAGTTTAATCTGAGCGGGGAGGAAAAGCAGCAGTTCCAACTGGAGATGGAGGCCCTGATCCAGAAGAGAGACTCGGAAATCGAAGCCAGCATCCGCTCCGAGCTGCAGTCCAAGGAGCGTGTGCTCGTGGCCGAGCTGGCCCAGGGTGACAGCTACACCAAGCGGGCCAGGCCGACCGTGGTGTATGCCGGGCTACTGTTCATTTTCATCAACTATTGCCTGGTGCCGATAGTGGGCAAAATAGCCATAGGTGTAACAATCGACGA
Coding sequences within:
- a CDS encoding amidohydrolase family protein, with the translated sequence AADKAAALGSRSWNPAVRPQLKAATLFKADSAAAGSFRKAGFAAALTFPPEGIFRGAGALVLLDGREADESILRPEAAQAAAFSKGSLNQGYGPETYPASEMGAIALIRQSLLDARWYGAARAAYDRHPAGQSAPETDLALAALGPYAEGKSPFLFACGDELDILRAAKICREFGLKGWALGAGTEYRRASEVAASGLGLILPLDFPEVPDLSQRERELDVSLRELKRWDAAPENPARLLKAGARFALSAHGLEKPEQFLDKLRLAVRRGLDRDSALAALTTVPAARLGMDKTLGRLDKGYLASFILVEGDLFDKGRVLETWVAGERFEILAQPPVDPRGKWQVSLRDGVTAQVEIGGQAPKFSATAEVQGRKLKASTVALEERRLSLAFPTDSLGRPGVARLWAILAADTLRGEGVEADGSTFAWSALRTAPAEPKPDSAKDKPVSPALFGTVYPDGAFGWSTPPEQPADLLVKNAVIWTCGPAGKLEGADLLVHAGKIVKVGKGLTAPAGATVVDAAGRHVTPGIIDAHSHLAIAGGVNEGTHALVSEVRIEDVIDPDDIDIYRQLAGGTTMALLIHGSANPIGGQTSLVKLRWGELPERMIFDAQQPAIKFALGENVKQNYLPDQYARRYPRSRMGVEQFMLDSFQAARDYRSRWKIYEEQRKKQPDLVPPRRDLRQEALLEVLDGKRQVQCHSYRQDEILAMMRVAEREGFRIGMFIHVLEGYKVADELARHGAYPTTFSDWWAYKAEVVDAIPYNGALMRAQGCTVSFNSDNDELGRRLNYEAAKAVKYGGVPPEEALKFVTLNPAIQLGVAARVGSLEPGKDADFVIWSGDPLSVYSHCEQTWLDGRRFFDRTEDSRMRLTVESQRAALIQKILRSGGEK
- a CDS encoding amidohydrolase family protein, producing the protein MMRRCLSSVLVLCLAAFSAAAASEQIPAPPQGAPVALVGATLHPVSGPAIEGGTILFDKGKIVALGREVALPADAVRIDAAGKHVWPALIQAVSYLGLVETGAVTPTVDSHEIGQVNPNVRAERAINPDSERFPVTRANGVGLAATLPEGGLLAGMGALIRLDGWTWEQMTVKAPLCLVVEWPDMSGLSSLADKKELQKRQAAVAEQLDTLEEAFRQARAYKVAREAAGKAGVPFHATDLRWEAMLPVLAGEVPVWVGANSLAQIRAAVEWAERVGVRMVLVGGEEAPLAADLLKAHGIPVIVDPLMRLPSRRDAAYDWTLTVPEALRRAGVAFCIAGGYGDYGNERNLPYHAAMAAAYGLPREEALKAVTLYAAQIMGVDSLVGSLEPGKLADIIVTDGDPLEISTQVEKMYLDGRDIDLGSHHKSLYAKYREKYRQQSGGK
- a CDS encoding holin family protein gives rise to the protein MNWFTNIFSGSVGSLVKDVGDVVDKFNLSGEEKQQFQLEMEALIQKRDSEIEASIRSELQSKERVLVAELAQGDSYTKRARPTVVYAGLLFIFINYCLVPIVGKIAIGVTIDEIPLPTNFWLGWSGIVATWSIGRSFEKSGVQNSVTRALTGSSATSKLLGETEVKG